A single window of Flavobacteriales bacterium DNA harbors:
- the murQ gene encoding N-acetylmuramic acid 6-phosphate etherase yields MKKITESPSRFDKLESLSVRELLTGINQEDKTVAYAVEKCIPAIQRLVEAILPRMQNGGRLFYIGAGTSGRLGIVDASECPPTYGVDHNLVIGLIAGGDGAIRKAVEFAEDDENGGWNDLQKHSITPNDSVIGIAASGTTPYVVGALKQAREQGILTGAITCNPGSPVALAAEYPIEAITGPEFVTGSTRMKAGTAQKLILNMISTSLMIRLGRVEGNRMVDMQLTNQKLVERGIRMLMERLSCSREEAARLLNEYGNVRKAIQARKHP; encoded by the coding sequence ATGAAGAAGATCACCGAATCCCCATCCCGTTTCGACAAACTCGAATCGTTGTCAGTAAGGGAACTTCTGACGGGTATCAACCAGGAAGACAAGACCGTTGCATACGCCGTGGAGAAGTGCATTCCCGCCATCCAACGCCTCGTTGAAGCCATCCTCCCGCGCATGCAAAACGGGGGGCGACTGTTCTATATCGGTGCAGGAACCAGCGGCCGGCTGGGCATCGTAGACGCATCCGAATGCCCACCCACTTACGGCGTAGATCACAACCTGGTGATCGGACTGATCGCAGGCGGTGACGGCGCCATCCGCAAAGCAGTAGAATTTGCGGAAGATGATGAGAACGGCGGCTGGAACGACCTCCAAAAACATAGCATCACCCCTAACGACAGTGTGATCGGCATTGCCGCTTCCGGTACTACCCCCTATGTGGTGGGTGCACTGAAACAAGCCCGGGAACAGGGCATCCTCACCGGCGCCATCACCTGTAACCCCGGAAGTCCGGTTGCCCTGGCAGCCGAATACCCCATCGAAGCCATCACCGGACCGGAGTTCGTAACCGGCAGCACACGCATGAAAGCGGGTACCGCCCAGAAACTCATCCTGAACATGATCTCCACCTCACTCATGATCCGGCTCGGACGGGTAGAAGGAAACCGCATGGTGGACATGCAGCTCACCAATCAAAAACTTGTGGAGCGTGGAATACGTATGCTGATGGAAAGATTGTCCTGCAGCCGCGAAGAAGCCGCCCGTCTGCTCAATGAGTACGGCAACGTAAGAAAGGCCATCCAGGCACGGAAGCATCCTTAA